The nucleotide window aaggcaggtggatctctttgagttcgaggccagcctggtctacagaacaagttccagaacagtcaggactacacaaagaaaccctgtctcaaaaaaccaagaaaaaaaaaacaaaaccagtaaggtttttcttccttttgggagtggggaggagagggagctgTGGTAGttacagaagggaaggagggtgacATCCATGAAGGTTAGGAAACCCTACAGTATGTTCACAGTAAATGGGCTTTGGAGCGTTTGTCACTGCTTCCAGTTTTAGCATAGGAAAAACTTGATGCAGTGGAAAAGCAGAGCGGCCTGCTCTTAGGCACAATCCACTTCCTTCTTTTTAACCTGTTCTCACCCGCAGTTCCCTTCCTACTTCTTGTTAGAACTCCACAGGAAAGCTACAGTGCAGAAACCAAGCAGTGTGATCACTGGGTTTTAGAGCAGAACCATTTCTTCCttatataaaatgagagaaattcCATTTGCAGTCTGTGCTCACTCCCGGGGGAACAGAGGTCTTTTGTTTACTTGTTGAGgggggcttgttttgttttgtggtgttaGGATTCTAACCCAGGTCTTGTTGGGCAAGTGGTCTGTCCGTGAGCTACACTCCCAGGCCAAGGACAATGTGTTTTATTCAATATATTCTCTGCAATATATAGACCAAGTGCCAGGCTTAGAGTAGGGCTTAAATTCTAGATTCTAGCAGGGCGGCGGTGGGGCACACCTTTGttttcagaggcagaggtaggtggatctctgagctcaaggccagcctggtttacgagcaagttctagtacagccagagctgttacacagaaaacccctgtcacaaaagaaaaacaggaaaaaaaatcctagagTACTCTTTTTcccaacatttttaaatgttttttttttttcaattttaggcCTATTTGATTTGGTGCCGTGTGGTGCTGACTCGGGTCTTCACACATGGTGGACAAGCACTGAACCATATACTTCATTCCCTGTACAAAGTATTTGATTTTTTATCTAGAGAGTTTGGTCATTTATTACAGCAGATTTTGTAAGGGACTAGACTCCAGAAAACTTTATTAGTGGGAtatcaaagagaaacaaaacaaaaatcccacatttttgaaagttttttttctgatttaggGGTGGAGCTAAGTGTCCTTAATTTAAGGGGTTGACTCACGGTCTTAGAATCCTGGTTGACAGTAAATAGACCTTTGctctaggctaggctggccagggTGGGTCTGCAGCCCACAGGTCCAACACTAAGGAAGGCAGGTAATACAGGTTTGAATTGGTTTCACCCAGGAAGCCAGGTCTTGGACCGTTTGTAACGCTGATCACTTTATTAAAGTATGTTTATGTTTTTGAGCCCGGGTCTCACTGCACTGGTTCTtaagaaatccacttgcctctgctccccaagtgcaGGGATCTCAGGCATgtactgcctgcctgcctgcctgccttccttccttccttcctaaataTGGCTTATTTCTGTATTAgttaggatttctttctttcctccttttaatgtgcactggtgttttgactgcatgtgtgtctgtgttagggtgtcagatcctctggatctggaggtccagttgtgagctgccttgtggttgctgggaattgaacccaggtcctctggaaaagcagcagtgctcttaaccaatgagccacctctccagccccttaattagCATTTTTCTTGCTATgctaaaacaccacaaccaaaaacaACTCTGGAGAGGAAAGAGTTATCTCAGTTACACTTACATATCACAGTCCAACCAAGTCgggggagcctggaggcagggactgaaacAAACTACGGAagggtttgctcagcctgcttttctatacatcccaggaccacctgcccagaggtggcaccacccacataaATACTAGTTAAGAAATGTCATTTAGGCTTTCCTACAGGCCAGTCTCCCGGGGACAGTTTTCTCAGttgtggttccctcttctcagataactagCTCTAGTGCTCTGGGATAATGCTTCTGTGAAcatatgttgctctcattggttgataataaaagctgctttggcctatagcaagacagaatatagctaggcaggaaagccaagctgaatacagggaaaaagaagggcagagtcatgggctggagagatggctcagaggttaagagcactggctactcttccagaggtcctgagttcaattcccagcaaccacatggtggctcacaaccaactataatgagatctggtgccctcttctggcctgcaggcaaacatccaAGCAGAACAccgtgtacataataaataaataaaatctttaaaaaaaagggcagagtcaggagagatgccagccagctgctgGAGGAGCAAGATGTATTAGAACACAGGTAAAGCCATGGGGCAAAACATGgattaatagtaatgggttaattgAGAAGTGAAGAATTAGTcagtaagaagcctgaactgTTCGGCCAAGCAGCTTATTATTGATattaagtgttttttttgtttttttttttttgtttttcgagacagggtttctctgtggttttggagcctgtcctggaactagctcttgtagaccaggctggtctcgaactcacagagatccgcctgcctctgcctcccgagtgctgggattaaaggcgtgcgccaccactgcccagcttattaagtgtttttttaaagatctgcCAGGACAAGGCAAGACAGAGAAACCTCCATTTTCACTCGAGCTTGTGTTGTGTCTAACCGGGACAGGTGACTTATTAGGTGAGGTGCCTGATGCTGAGCCTGATGACGTGCAATCCCTGGGACCTCCATGGTGGCAGTAGAGAGCTGAGCTTAACAGGTGGCGGACCTTGGTGGTTATGCACACCCTAACACACtcaataaatatgaaaacaatcGAGATGTTAGGTGTTTGGTAGAGAGGTCCAGAGTGCCCTAGGAGCACAGCAGTGGGAAGTTCAGGGGATGGCGGGTAAGCTGGGGCCTGAGGCGGTGGCCACGTGAAGACTGGTGGAAGGGGGAGCATATGGGAGCATCAACAGTAAGCTCAAGGAGCTGGAATGAGCCGCCTGTGGTCACAGTTTCTGCAGAAGCATCCTTGGCTGTGCGGTTTGTTCCGGGCGTTGCTTGAGAGGAGCAGCAATCAGCCTTGTACCTTGGGAGTCTGCACTGGCTCTGTAGCCTGGCTGCTATGCAGAGTGCCCTGTAGACACGGCAGGCTGAACCTGGTGGTCCTCCTCCTCCTGACTGAGACATGATGTCTTTTCCCACCTAGATCAAGCACATGATGGCTTTCATCGAACAAGAAGCCaatgagaaggcagaggaaatcGACGCAAAGGTGAGATTTTCAAGTTGACTAAAGGTTTGTGCTGTTTGCTTTTCCTAAGCACTATTACTGCTAAAATTGTTTAGTTTCGCATCACATATGATCAGtaagaaaatatctttctttttttatccttcctcaagataaggtttctctgtgtagccctagttgtcctagaattggctctgtagacgaggctggcctcagactcacagagatccaccttcctctgcctccctgagtgctgggattaaagacatgcaccaccactgcccacctttaaaagtgtggggggggggggaagctgaagagatgtctcagtggttaagagcaccaactgctcttccagaggacccaggttcaattcccagcacccacatggcagctcacaacttgctggagatccagtttcaggggttctgaaaccttcacaccaatgcacataaaataaagttaaataaatcattaagaaaggggaggagggagtctgggcgggcagtggtgacacacgtctttaatcccagcactcggggaggcagaggaatgcagatctctgtgagtctgaggccagcctggtctacaagagctagttccaggaaggctccaaagctacagagaaacctgttctGTACTTCTGTACTTCCAACTCCTAGGTGCTGGAATTACTTACTTTACCTTTTTGTGGCATGCTAGGATTGAATGGCATGcatgcaagtgctctaccaaatGGCTAGGTCTTTAGCACTCATTGTAGAATGTggttcaggggctggagataaggctcagcagttaagagcattcacGACTTGtccagaggacctaagtctgGTACTCAGCACCCAtagcaggcagctcacagctatcttgtctgtagctccttctccaggggatcctatgcttctggccttcatgggcattAGCACATACctacatgtaatttaaaataataaatcttttaaaaagaatgtggAAGTTCAAATACCTATTCCAAGCCTTAAATAACTAAATTGGTAACTTGCCCAAAGTCATAattcttttgttcttatttttgagacaggatatcatgTACTATAGGCTGCCCTGTAAGGTGAAGATGCCTTGaagtttaaaaacaatttttatgacggtcggtggtggcacacacctttaatcccagcactcaggaggcagaggcaggtggatctctgagttggaggttagtctgttctacagagtgatttccaggacagccagggctacacagagaaaccctgtctcaaaaaactggaaaaaaaacaacccacaattTTTACACttattgtgtgcacatgtactcatacactgtatttttattgaaaataaaacaaaaacatgaataatacatacatacatgcatacatacagatacacaggtACACAAAATCAGACACAATAATAGacatgtaactttaaaaaaagaaagcccagCTAAAGCATTATGAGAGAAAACATCTCCCAAGGTACCATTGAATTTGTTTTATGCTGTCCGTCTGTCCCAGGCATGGGGCctcccttaagtgtggtttgtatgtaGAACGCTTAGAGTTTCCACTACTGTGAAGAATACTGcagctctttttttgttttgttttgttttaaattttatttatttatttatttatgtatatagtgttctgcgtgtatgtctgcaggccagaagagggcaccagatctcatagatggttgtgagccaccatgtagttgctgggaattgaactcaggacctctggaagagcagtcagtgctcttaacctctgaaccatctccccagcctgactgcaactcttataaaggaaaacatttaattggggtggtttacagttcagaggttcagtccattatcatgaagCATGGTGGCATTCAGACAGACGCCGTGCTgtagaggtagctgagagttctgcatcgtGAGCCGCATGTAGCaggagcttctgaaacctcagagcccacccccagtgacacttcctccaacaaggccacacttcccatAATGCTGCTCCctgagtctgtgggggccattttcattctttGGTCAGCTGGGGATAGCtctggggcaggggtgggagctTGTGTTCCTTCTTTATTGACTTAGACCTGTGCTTGCTGCCACAGTCATGAGTTCATGTGTGTCAGTCCTGTAGTGggtagaaggccttgtttccttggtgtcctgcattccactggctcctacaatcctctCGCCCAGCTTCcttgtggtttctttctttcttttttcttttttcttttttttttgagacagggtttctccgtagcttttggttcctgtcctggaactagctcttgtagaccaggctggcctcgaactcacagagatccacctgcctctgcctcccgagtgctgggattaaaggtgtgcaccaccaccgcccggcttttttttcttcttttttttttttttttttttttgttccttggGGGTTTTCTGAGTTCTGAGGGTTTGATGAAGACGTCCCattaggactgagtgttcaagGTCTGTGGCTCCCTGCACATCGTCCAGCTGTGTGTCTCCTGCAGGAGGAAACGTCCCTGGTGATGGCTGGGTGGACTCTGATCTGATTCCCAGGTGGTGTGGCCACCCCTTATGCACATTAGTGCGTGTGCTGTGGTGTTTGTGTGGTAATTCTCTCTTTCCCACGGGGGCCCTGTTAGATGTGACATCAGGtgcctttgtctgctgagccatctcacccatcccagtctgcctgcctctgccctgagctTCGGGATGACTGCATGAGAATCATCAACATTTGATAGACCGCCGAGAGCATTGTTACAGGGATCTGGCACATTCCCAGCATTTAGGATGTAGAATCAAGAGAACTCAGTCAGCTGTGGTTCCATCAGTCATGGTCTCAGACAGAACAAAGCCATAATCCAAGCGTCTGAAGGTAGAGCTGGGAGGAGTGCCCACATGTTGAAGACCAGGGAAAGAAAATATGTGATTTCTAACTCTAAAAAGACTGGTCAAGAGCATTATGGCAGCTATTTAAGatcagagtttggttcctagcatctaTATCGGGTGGCTCGTAGCCACCTGTAACATCAGTCCTATGGGATCTAATACCCTCATCTGACTTCTGGAAGCACCTGCATACTTAAGgagacacatttaaaaaaaacaaaaacaaagtaatcCCTCCCttcctgtagaaggagctgcgggcaggcctgcttttcgtcccgcccagctcctgcccagctagctttacacctgaaataacacacacatttgtattcatttaaacactgcctggcccattagctctagcctcttactggctaagtctcacatcttgattaacccatttctattaatgtgtattgccacttaaCTGttgcttaccggcatgagtctaaccactgTCCATCTCGGGAAGGGGAATCATGGCATCTGACtgactgcttctttctcccagcattctgttcagtctaaattctgccctatcaaaaggccaaggcagttactttattaaccaatgaaagtaacatacagacagatgaccctcctataTCACATCCCCACCtccgaaacaaggtttctctgtgtgacagctctggctgtcctagagttCTCTGTAgatgagatctgcctgtctctgcctcctggactgctgggagtaaaggcgtgcaccaccactgcctggccaacaaagtaatcttttttaatatttatttattatgtatataatattctgtgtgtgtatatgtctgcaggccagaagagggcaccagacctcattacagatagttgtgagccaccatgtggttgccgggaattgaactcaggacctttggaagagcaggcaatgttcctaaccactgaaccatctctccagcccccacaacaAAGTAATCTTTGAGGATAAGAGTTATAATAGATTTTAAGTTTTCACATAGGGAATAAGTGAATATATGAAAGTATTCCTGGTGCttgcttcggcagcacatatactaaaattggaacgatacagagatgAGCATGGCCCCTGCTCAAGGATAATACTTAAATTCAtgaagcgttccatatttttAGATATCCTCATCCAGTATGATTGGACCCTGTTTGTGGCTGATCCTCAACCCTGTGAATCCAAAAAGTTTGGGGGCCTGGTGCCCATGCTCGATACCAGAAATCCTACCGATAAGCCCAACTCAAGGATCAGGGTTTACCTTTGTAATACATCCTAGGGttttaatgataataaaaagaaagaaagtattcCCATATTCCTGGTTCCTGGATGTTTATAATGATCAGCCAAATTGAATGTTCTAAATTAATATATGTTGATTCTTCTAGGCAGAAGAAGAGTTCAACATTGAGAAGGGTCGTCTTGTGCAAACCCAAAGACTGAAGATTATGGAATActatgagaagaaagaaaaacagattgagcagcagaagaaaatgtaAGGAGATGATGGTTAATGCACTGAGCTAAAGAAGCCATGTGTCTGTAGCCCACGTTGGCCAGAGCTTCTAAGTGGGACTGcgggcatgtgctaccatgtgtGATTTCTGCACTGCTGGAGATTGACTCCAGGGCCTTGTACTATCCACATGCTCCACCAACCAGCCTAGGCAGTCCTCAGCCATTAGGGAGGTTTGAAGGGCAATGAAGCAAGGTCACAGGGAATAGCTCAGTGGGACGGTGCTTTTTTACCCTGTGCAGGGCCCAAAACTCCACCCCGAGATCTGCTCTTCATCCTAAGAAAgttcaaaactacagagacaagacGAAGCAGCTTGAGAGTCTAGTTcatcctcctcttttctccccaagacggtttctctatgtaaccctggctgtcctggaactcgctctgtagaccaggctggccttgaactgggaGTCTACTTCTTGACATCAGCAAGTTAGTgggcttctgtcactgtgaacaGAAGCCTTAGCTGGGGTGGGAGCTAGTGTCTGAGACGTGAGAGTCATGAGTTTGAAAATGGCGGTGATGAACAGGGTCTATGGCTTATCTCCAAAGCTAACAGATGGAAGAAGATCGGGGCATAGGGAACACTCCTAGAatccagcagaggcagagctctgggttccaggccagcctggcctacgtaGAGTTGAggttagccagagctacacagtgagaccttgaaTCTAAAAAGAAGGGCAAAACTGGTGAGAGTGCCTGGAGACTCGCAGGGTTCCTGCAGGGCTGCCGACTGCTTACCCAACGTCCTCTGCTTACATGGAAagtgtgtgtttttctgtatcGTTGCTTTTGATGTTGTATTGATAGTCTCCCATCCCTTTTGTAGTCAAATGTCCAATCTGATGAATCAAGCAAGACTCAAAGTCCTCAGAGCAAGGGATGACCTCATCGCTGTGAGTACTTAGCTCTAGTGACTATGGAACTGTGAAATGCTTGTTCACTTTCCCACGATAATTATTAGTTAGCATTTAGAAATAatggtttgttgttgctgttgtgtttggttgggttggtgtttttttgtttgcttgcttttgtgaTATTGTTCTTCTCAGTATGCAGTTGGCCTAGTTGATCTTCCAGTCTGATTgatcttttgtttggttggttggttttgcttttcaagtctctctgtagaccaggctggcctggaactcagatccacccgcctctgcctgttgagtgctggattaaaggcgtgcgccaccactacccaaccAGACTGAGTCTTctgagtgttttttgttttttgttttttcaagacagggtttccctatgtaaccctgactggccaGGAGTTCTCTCTatagactagcctggcctcaaactcacagagatcctcctgcctcctgagtgctggaattaaagacagtaTGCCACCACTATTCAACCAGTCTGAGACTTCTGAGTATAGTTACAAGCATGCACCAATATGCTCAGGTTTATGAGCattttttggagagaaaaatattttttttagcaaATAATTATactgatattaataataaatgatggCATGGTAATAGTCTGGCCTTGAGTCTAGTGGCATATAAGACAGCCAGGGGCTGAAGATAGGGCCATGAATGGAAAACTAAGAGCCACACCTGCTTTCAATTtagaaaaaagattgttttagctaggcgaaggaggtgcacacctttaatgccagcactagggaggcaaaggcaggtggattctaagttcaaggccagcgtgatttacagagtgagttccaggacagccagggctgcacagagtaaccctgtatgcaaaaaacaaaacagaagaacttTGTAAAGTTCTTTTATCCTACAGTAGAAAACTCAGTGGATCTGGGAAGGCATGGGGACTGTTTTCCTTTGTATTAGGATGCTTGGAATTGGAACTTACATTGAACATGCTCGTGTCTGGAAGCTCTTGCACTGGTGCAACTAGTGTCCCCAGTACAACATGAAACTGGGCATAGTGGGCCCTCCTGCATCCCCAGCATTCAGGTGGCCAAGGTGTGAATCACTGCAAGTTTGAATCCGCCTggctacactgtgagttccaggccaggcacagGTGCATAGTGAGACTGTCAGAAACAAAAGGGAAATTAGCTGTTTTAAGCAACCACATTGTGCAGGATACTGTAACCTAGGACAGAAATGTTCCAGCCTTTCTCTGcttggtcctggctgtcctggaactcactttgttctCGAatttagagatccgcctgtctctgcctcccaagtgctgggattaaaggcgtgctccaccaccatcCATCAGAGAagggttttcttgttttgcttttttgttttgttgagactgtAACAGGTGTGCCACTCttggcttttattatttatttgtgctggtgttttgcctgatgTGGGGGTGTCAggtcttagagttacagacaggtgggAGCTGACATGTGAGTGCTAGgcattaaacccaggtcctctgaaagagcagtcagtgctctgaactgctgagccatcttgcgaGTCCCACTCCTGGTTCTTTATACAGGCTTTTCACAGTAGCTGTTACTGGGGTTGAAACCCACACTGTGCCAAATACCAACATGTACCTTGGGCTGGCTTAGGCTTCCCTGTGTtgcaaaggatgaccttgaacttcttagcTTCCTGTTTCTACTTAGTGCTGGGCTTATCAGGATGCACCACAGTGGCCCATTTTGTAGTCCTGGGGGGGTCTAAACCAGAGTTCcatacatgctaagcaaacactacTAACTGACCTGTACCCTCAGattgttggtgttttgtttttgttgattgttttgtttttttctaagacaaggtttctctgtgtgccccaggctatcctggaactcgttctgtaggccaggctggcttcaaactcagagatccacctgtctttgtctcctgaatgctgggagtaaagtcATGTGTGTACCtgattgtctttgtttagagACAAGGTGCCAATAGCCCTAGAGCCTGTAGTTGAGTCAGGCAGGCCCTGGATCCTAGCAATGCAGACATACACCAGCATACTGAccaggtcttgctatgtagtcccaGCTGGCCTTAGACACTCAGCATTCCTTCCATCTCTGGATTGGAATGACAGGCtttgtaatttataattatagaTCTTTGCAGGTTCATCAGTCCCATAGGTTTCTGCCAAGCAGATCTGCTAAAGAGAACTCTAAGAACAAGAATGGTGTTTCTcatcagcactcggaaggcagaggcaggcagatctctgggttcaaagccagcctggtctacagggtgagttccaggacagccagagatatacagagaaactcaagTGGTGTTTCCTGGGCTGTTtaagtttctcaagacagggtttctctgtgtaacagccctggctgtcctagaactcacttcctgagagctgggattaaaggtgtgcaccaccactgtcctgtACATTCCTTGCTTTCTTGCAGTGTTTGTAGCACAGACAGGTACATTGTCTGTGTCTCGGGATGTGTGTTTAGTGAATACCCAGCAGTGGGATGTGAGGCAATGGGCATGAGCTGTGACGGGCAGATACAGTGCTTTCTCTTTCCGCTCTCTGTAGGATCTGCTAAATGAGGCCAAACAGAGACTCAGCAAGGTGGTGAAAGATACTACCAGATACCAAGTGCTGCTGGACGGGCTGGTCCTCCAGGTATGGTTCTATGCCAAGTTGGCTATGCACAGCTGCAGTCCTGGGAGCCTCTAAAGTCTGTCAGAGGCCAGCTCAGTTTTTCCACCTcaacttctttttccttcttcctgtatCTGGTGTGTGTTGTACAGGGGCAACAAAGTCCTTTCTTTCTAACCCTCTGGTCAGATCTACCTGTCGCCTGCAGCTTTACACATCCCTACTTTGGTTTGACCTTTAAAATACTTGACTTTAAATCCATTGTTAGTGCTGAGGGCATAGCTCTGTGGTCAGGTTCGCTGCCTAGTACTACAGTactaggaaaaaaaggaaaaaagttcaaACCGTTGTTTGCTTCTGGGTTATGAATCTTTTATTTTACTCATGTTAATTCAGAGTATTTGTCCTCAGTCCGGCTAATAGGACTCCGTAGGAATGCGGTCGAGCATTGAAAATCCCTGGTTTCAGTCCGTGTCTAGTGCTAGTACGGAGCTTGCTGTCTTGTGTCCTCATACTGCATTGTTCGTGCAGAGCTCTAGGTGACACCGGAAAGAACTACAGGACGCTGTTGTCTGTTTTCCATTACAGACTTGATTGCTTTTTCCAGGGCCTGTACCAGCTGTTGGAGCCCCGGATGATTGTGCGGTGCAGAAAACAGGATTTCCCTCTGGTGAAGGTAAAGAACTTAGTTACTGTCGTTGAAAAGGGGCTGAAGTGTCAGAGACTGCCTGCACTGGGCGGATGCTGTCACTGAGGCAGTCacggaggaacctggaggcaggagttgatgtgAGAGAGTGCTTCTTACTGGTTGCTGGGTTTTGAAACGGGgtttaattatatttctattcCTGGCttacctggaacttgctatatagaacaggctggccatGAATGCCTGGATCCTCGTCCTCTGCCTCAGCTGGAACTGAAGGCATGTGTCATCGTGCCTGCTTTCACCCGCTTCCCTACAGCACTCAGGATCACCACCCccccaattaagaaaatggcctccagACTTAGCTACAGGCCAGTCTGTGGAGACATTTTCCCaatgagagtccctcttcccaagtgactctagcTTGTCAAGTTGACGTAAAGCCAGGtgaaggactggagagctggctcagtggttaagagcactggctgcccttccagaggacttcggatcaactcccagcacccacatggcagctcacaactgtctataactccagttccgggggatctgacaccttcacaccagtgtatacagaataaatttaaataaattattttttttttttttaaaaactagccaAATGAGTCTCCAGCATATAAGGTAGACTAGGCAtgggcaagatggcttagcaggagCTCCAGGAGATCACACTCAAGGAAGGCAGCCAGGCCAAGTGTGTGAGCAGCTGTCCAGCGCCGAGCATGCGCTTCACAGGCTGGTGAGACATGCTCTGCCTATAGCTACAAGAATTAAATAAagcaaagccgggcgatggtggcgcacgcctttaatcccagcactcgggaggcagaggcaggcggatctctgtgagttcgagaccagcctggtctacagagctagttccaggacaggctccaaagccacagagaaaccctgtctcgaaaaacaaaaacaaaaacaaaaaaaaaaagatggcttagcaggtaaagccACGTGCAAGGACAAGGCAGATTCTTGCacgttctctgacctctgcacacaaaGTTAATACTGTAGAACAAAGTAGTTTAAGGTTCTCTGCGATAGTTGCTTCTGTCTTTTGgtttctggctgtcttgggacttgttatgtataccaggctgaccttgaattcgcAGAGCTGTGTTGCTGAGCCTGGCCCTTTGCTTGTATTGCTGTCCCAGTAGAGCAGGCAGTTGGGGCGTTGTGATATGCCAGGGTATTGCTCATCCTTGAGTCACAGCCAAAGGGCTCTGAGTGACTGCGGTGGCCGAATGCCTGAGTAAGTTCAGTCTGTTTGATTTTCTTAGGAATGGCCTTAAAGTTTTTAGGCAATTGTAATTTAAATttctcacccctccccaccccgggatttttcaagacagggtttcttggtgtagccatggctatcctggaactcactctgtagaccaggctggcctgaactcacggagatccacctgcctctgccttgtgtttTTCTA belongs to Microtus pennsylvanicus isolate mMicPen1 chromosome 8, mMicPen1.hap1, whole genome shotgun sequence and includes:
- the Atp6v1e1 gene encoding V-type proton ATPase subunit E 1, giving the protein MALSDADVQKQIKHMMAFIEQEANEKAEEIDAKAEEEFNIEKGRLVQTQRLKIMEYYEKKEKQIEQQKKIQMSNLMNQARLKVLRARDDLIADLLNEAKQRLSKVVKDTTRYQVLLDGLVLQGLYQLLEPRMIVRCRKQDFPLVKAAVQKAIPMYKIATKKDVDVQIDQEAYLPEEIAGGVEIYNGDRKIKVSNTLESRLDLIAQQMMPEVRGALFGANANRKFLD